Proteins encoded within one genomic window of Streptomyces sp. NBC_01314:
- a CDS encoding extracellular solute-binding protein has protein sequence MTPNSATSAAPSRRSFLASTAVAAAVVAGGVPLLSACGGSQEGRKEGATSGKDAQKILPAFVASNVVAPDIPAKNGAPAGFTKAIATADLKTSVPKKLGSGGKLKVMSPFWGTPPKGDNPYYTAMNEAAGVEVTWQNQDGTTYDQKLGAVLASSDIPDVVVVPAWNLMGRIPSAINAKFADLGPYLSGDKVKEYPNLAAVPTEAWQRGIFGGQLRAVPMPSPYVTGIAPMYRKDLFEKKGYSVPTSPDDFLSWAKEATDAKSKLWACDDMKWAALHIYGVFPGGDKALWWNMVDGKLVNRIETDEFLEALEWTRKLYAAGVVHPDALNVKAGGNAGNRFTAGEVLVYSQNISDWWGKTAEQGTQKNDFEMAAFDYFGADGGDPTLWADQPAGIFTFISKKASKQQIKDFLALCNYCAAPYGTKEFMLTAYGVEGTDYETKKGLPVKTTQGINEVNGAYDYTGNPAPYVAYVDLPEVTKGIVEWQQRMGAFTKKTSFFGLTVTEPNRWANLADNFEQLEDDVVRGRKKISDVQQAVSDWKSKGGDGLRDWYKKLLDESGSAS, from the coding sequence ATGACGCCGAACTCCGCCACCTCCGCCGCGCCCAGCCGGAGAAGCTTCCTCGCCTCCACGGCGGTCGCCGCCGCCGTAGTGGCGGGGGGTGTGCCGCTGCTGTCCGCCTGCGGCGGCTCGCAGGAAGGCCGCAAGGAGGGCGCCACGTCGGGCAAGGACGCGCAGAAGATCCTTCCGGCGTTCGTCGCGTCGAACGTCGTGGCGCCGGACATCCCGGCGAAGAACGGCGCGCCCGCAGGCTTCACCAAGGCGATCGCCACGGCCGACCTGAAGACCTCGGTCCCGAAGAAGCTGGGCAGCGGCGGCAAGCTGAAGGTCATGTCCCCGTTCTGGGGGACGCCGCCGAAGGGCGACAACCCGTACTACACGGCGATGAACGAGGCCGCGGGCGTCGAGGTGACCTGGCAGAACCAGGACGGCACCACCTACGACCAGAAGCTCGGCGCGGTCCTCGCCTCCAGCGACATCCCCGACGTCGTGGTCGTCCCCGCCTGGAACCTGATGGGCCGGATACCCAGCGCCATCAACGCCAAGTTCGCCGACCTCGGCCCGTACCTCTCCGGCGACAAGGTCAAGGAGTACCCGAACCTCGCGGCCGTTCCCACCGAGGCCTGGCAGCGCGGCATCTTCGGCGGGCAGCTGCGCGCGGTTCCCATGCCCTCCCCGTACGTCACCGGCATCGCGCCCATGTACCGCAAGGACCTCTTCGAGAAGAAGGGCTACAGCGTCCCGACGAGCCCGGACGACTTCCTGTCCTGGGCGAAGGAGGCCACCGACGCCAAGTCCAAGCTCTGGGCCTGCGACGACATGAAGTGGGCGGCGCTGCACATCTACGGCGTCTTCCCCGGCGGTGACAAGGCGCTCTGGTGGAACATGGTCGACGGCAAACTCGTCAACCGCATCGAGACCGACGAGTTCCTGGAAGCTCTGGAGTGGACGCGCAAGCTCTACGCGGCCGGTGTGGTCCACCCGGACGCCCTCAACGTCAAGGCCGGAGGCAACGCGGGCAACCGCTTCACCGCCGGGGAGGTGCTGGTCTACAGCCAGAACATCTCCGACTGGTGGGGCAAGACGGCCGAACAGGGCACCCAGAAGAACGACTTCGAGATGGCCGCGTTCGACTACTTCGGCGCCGACGGCGGCGACCCCACGCTCTGGGCGGACCAGCCTGCCGGCATCTTCACCTTCATCAGCAAGAAGGCGAGCAAGCAGCAGATCAAGGACTTCCTCGCCCTCTGCAACTACTGCGCCGCGCCCTACGGGACCAAGGAGTTCATGCTCACCGCCTACGGCGTGGAGGGCACGGACTACGAGACCAAGAAGGGCCTGCCGGTCAAGACCACCCAGGGCATCAACGAGGTCAACGGCGCCTACGACTACACCGGCAACCCCGCCCCGTACGTCGCCTACGTCGATCTGCCCGAGGTCACCAAGGGCATCGTCGAATGGCAGCAGCGCATGGGGGCCTTCACCAAGAAGACCTCCTTCTTCGGGCTGACCGTCACCGAACCCAACCGCTGGGCCAACCTCGCCGACAACTTCGAGCAGTTGGAGGACGACGTCGTGCGCGGCCGCAAGAAGATCAGCGACGTCCAGCAGGCGGTGTCCGACTGGAAGAGCAAGGGCGGCGACGGCCTGCGCGACTGGTACAAGAAGCTGCTCGACGAGTCCGGTTCGGCGAGCTGA
- a CDS encoding glycoside hydrolase family 3 C-terminal domain-containing protein, giving the protein MTAQTPPTPPLRDPQLPLAKRIDDLLQRLGPDEKIAFLHQFAPAVDRLGVAAFRTGQEALHGVAWMGPATVFPQAIGLGATWNEELVRRVGEAVSTETRAMRARDDRVGLNVWSPTVNLLRHPLWGRNEEGYSEDPKLTSAIATAYTRGLRGDHPTYWRTAPVLKHWLAHNNETDRSTTSSSVRPRVLHEYDLRAFRETVEAGAVAGVMPAYNLVNGRPNHVSPYLAEQLRTWTDEHLLVCSDAGAPSNLVDSEHYFDTHEEATAASLRAGVDSFTDHGTESSTMIGRIRGALAQSLLTSDDIDEAVRRQLSVRFRLGEFDPESDPYADLKDFDTPAHRALAQEAAEQAVVLLKNENDLLPLAADARIAVVGLLADECKLDWYSGTLIHRSTPLEGLYDRFGAERVTFAEGVDRVRLRALSTGAFVSVPEAAEAADEVRGAEGALDPALLAGRTDLSPLITDAHGTELALVDWGEGLLTFRAPDGRYLSVADDGHLRASADQPGGWIVQETFRLEPSEAHGNGHLLKHTGTGRYVTVGADGVKVADGNPETFELIVTEQGEASVTRVAAEADVVLVVAGNDPHINGRETEDRTTLALPAHQERLLRAARAANPNTALVLVSAYPYAVDPAGLAAVLWTAHGGQAAGTALARVLAGDVSPAGRLPQTWYAADTDLPDLLDYDVIGARQTYLYFEGATLFPFGHGLSYAEFAYGNLVAHVGDGELTVSFTVTNTGAVTADEVAQLYVRAEDPSVPRPRRELAGHRRVTLAPGASTELTFRLPLSVLEFWDVAHGTWHREPGAYELLAGASSEDIRLRTTVTVDGEPVAPRPVVTHGLTAADFDEQRGTEIVDRTKVSGDSVAPAGGGSGELLFQQCDFGAGVTEVTVEVTGGGSVEFSLVGGPVLATLTLDTPTADSYTYTTLRAAVSAAGVHDVHLKLRGPLRLAHVGFSG; this is encoded by the coding sequence GTGACCGCACAGACGCCGCCCACGCCGCCTCTCCGCGATCCGCAGCTGCCGCTCGCGAAGCGCATCGACGATCTGCTCCAGCGGCTCGGTCCGGACGAGAAGATCGCGTTCCTGCACCAGTTCGCGCCCGCCGTCGACCGTCTCGGGGTGGCCGCCTTCCGCACCGGCCAGGAGGCGCTGCACGGCGTGGCCTGGATGGGCCCCGCGACGGTGTTCCCGCAGGCCATCGGCCTCGGCGCGACCTGGAACGAGGAGCTCGTCCGACGCGTCGGCGAGGCCGTGTCCACCGAGACCCGTGCGATGCGCGCCCGCGACGACCGCGTCGGCCTCAACGTCTGGTCCCCCACGGTCAACCTGCTGCGCCACCCTCTGTGGGGCCGTAACGAGGAGGGCTACTCCGAGGACCCGAAACTGACCTCGGCGATCGCGACCGCGTACACCCGCGGTCTGCGCGGCGACCACCCCACGTACTGGCGCACGGCCCCGGTTCTCAAGCACTGGCTGGCGCACAACAACGAGACCGACCGCTCCACCACCTCCTCCTCGGTCCGCCCCCGCGTCCTGCACGAGTACGACCTGCGCGCCTTCCGCGAGACGGTCGAGGCGGGCGCGGTGGCCGGCGTCATGCCCGCGTACAACCTGGTCAACGGCCGCCCCAACCATGTCTCGCCCTACCTGGCCGAGCAGCTGCGCACCTGGACCGACGAGCACCTGCTGGTCTGCTCGGACGCGGGCGCGCCGTCGAACCTGGTCGACTCCGAGCACTACTTCGACACCCATGAGGAGGCGACCGCCGCCTCGCTGCGCGCCGGCGTCGACAGCTTCACCGACCACGGCACGGAGAGTTCGACGATGATCGGACGCATCCGGGGCGCCCTGGCCCAGTCCCTGCTGACCTCGGACGACATCGACGAGGCGGTCCGCCGCCAGCTCTCGGTCCGCTTCCGCCTCGGCGAGTTCGACCCCGAATCGGACCCGTACGCCGACCTCAAGGACTTCGACACCCCGGCCCACCGCGCCCTCGCCCAGGAGGCCGCCGAGCAGGCGGTCGTCCTGCTGAAGAACGAGAACGACCTGTTGCCGCTCGCGGCCGACGCCCGGATCGCCGTCGTCGGTCTGCTCGCCGACGAGTGCAAGCTCGACTGGTACAGCGGCACCCTCATCCACCGCTCGACCCCGCTCGAAGGCCTGTACGACCGCTTCGGCGCCGAGCGCGTGACGTTCGCGGAGGGCGTGGACCGCGTACGCCTCAGGGCGCTCTCCACCGGCGCGTTCGTGTCGGTCCCCGAGGCGGCCGAGGCCGCCGACGAGGTGCGCGGCGCGGAGGGGGCGCTCGACCCGGCGCTCCTGGCCGGCCGCACCGACCTGTCGCCGCTCATCACGGACGCGCACGGCACCGAGCTGGCTCTCGTCGACTGGGGCGAGGGCCTGCTCACCTTCCGCGCGCCGGACGGCCGCTACCTCTCGGTCGCCGACGACGGACATCTGCGCGCCTCGGCCGATCAGCCGGGCGGCTGGATCGTCCAGGAGACCTTCCGCCTGGAGCCCTCCGAAGCCCACGGGAACGGTCACCTCCTCAAGCACACAGGGACAGGCCGGTACGTCACTGTCGGCGCCGACGGAGTAAAGGTTGCCGACGGTAATCCGGAAACCTTCGAACTGATCGTGACCGAGCAGGGCGAGGCGTCCGTCACGCGTGTGGCCGCCGAGGCCGACGTCGTCCTCGTGGTCGCGGGCAACGACCCGCACATCAACGGCCGCGAGACCGAGGACCGTACGACCCTCGCGCTCCCGGCCCACCAGGAGCGCCTGCTGCGCGCGGCCCGCGCCGCCAACCCGAACACCGCGCTGGTCCTGGTCTCGGCCTATCCGTACGCCGTCGACCCCGCCGGCCTGGCCGCCGTCCTGTGGACCGCGCACGGCGGCCAGGCCGCGGGCACCGCCCTGGCCCGCGTCCTCGCCGGCGACGTCTCCCCCGCCGGCCGCCTCCCGCAGACCTGGTACGCGGCCGACACGGATCTTCCCGATCTCCTCGACTACGACGTGATCGGTGCCCGTCAGACGTACCTCTACTTCGAGGGCGCCACGCTGTTCCCGTTCGGCCACGGCCTGTCGTACGCGGAGTTCGCGTACGGAAACCTGGTCGCCCACGTGGGCGACGGCGAGCTGACGGTCTCCTTCACCGTCACCAACACGGGCGCGGTGACCGCCGACGAGGTCGCCCAGCTCTATGTCCGCGCCGAAGACCCGTCGGTCCCGCGCCCGCGCCGTGAGCTGGCCGGCCACCGCCGCGTCACCCTCGCCCCCGGCGCCTCGACGGAGCTGACCTTCCGGCTGCCGCTCTCCGTACTGGAGTTCTGGGACGTGGCGCACGGCACCTGGCATCGGGAGCCGGGCGCGTACGAACTGCTGGCCGGCGCGTCGAGCGAGGACATCCGCCTCCGTACGACCGTCACCGTCGACGGCGAACCGGTCGCCCCCCGCCCGGTCGTGACCCACGGCCTGACCGCGGCGGACTTCGACGAGCAGCGCGGCACGGAGATCGTCGACCGCACGAAGGTGTCGGGGGACTCGGTGGCGCCGGCGGGCGGCGGCTCCGGTGAACTGCTCTTCCAGCAGTGCGACTTCGGCGCGGGTGTCACCGAGGTGACGGTGGAGGTGACGGGCGGGGGGAGCGTGGAGTTCTCGCTCGTCGGCGGGCCGGTACTGGCAACCCTGACGCTCGACACGCCCACCGCGGACTCGTACACGTACACGACTCTGCGCGCCGCCGTCTCGGCGGCCGGCGTGCACGACGTCCATCTCAAGCTGCGCGGCCCGCTGCGGCTGGCGCACGTCGGCTTCTCCGGTTGA